Proteins encoded within one genomic window of Dictyoglomus sp.:
- a CDS encoding alpha-amylase family glycosyl hydrolase, translating into MFKKFRILIILIFLILLTLNFSNDIPWHKNLVFYEIFIRSFADSNGDGIGDLRGLVEKLDYLNDGDPRTEKDLGINAIWLMPLFPSSSYHGYDVTDYYNINPDYGSMEDFENLLKETHKRGIKVILDLVLNHTSSLHPWFKSASSSESSPFRNFYLWSSQLPQANSRFWHKAFTGYYYGIFSSEMPDLNYDNAKVREEVKKIAKFWLDKGVDGFRLDAVKYVYEEHEKNISFWKEFYNYVKSIKKDIFIVGEVWDNEYIIAKYYESLPSNFNFPLAQRIISTVSMERDLGLVNYLLEERKLFSEYNPNFSDAIFLTNHDQTRIMSLLGGNKDKVVLSASIYLTLPGIPFIYYGEEIGMSGAKPDEHIREPFEWSKDLKGNYQTRWLKTIYAKPNDGISVEEQDLNKNSILNHYRKLINLRLKYKALSQGDIEKVETKNPTILAYIRKSNKERILIIHNLTKIENKFSYPLTKNSKILYSRNSKIDKNIILGPFSSIIIKI; encoded by the coding sequence ATGTTTAAAAAATTTAGGATCTTAATAATTTTAATTTTTCTTATACTTTTAACCTTAAACTTTTCTAATGATATTCCTTGGCACAAAAACCTAGTATTTTATGAGATATTTATTAGATCCTTTGCAGATAGTAATGGAGATGGAATAGGAGATCTGAGAGGATTAGTAGAAAAATTAGATTATCTCAATGATGGAGATCCCAGAACTGAAAAGGATTTAGGAATTAATGCCATTTGGCTTATGCCTTTGTTTCCTTCTTCTAGTTATCATGGCTATGATGTCACAGATTATTACAACATAAATCCTGATTATGGAAGTATGGAAGATTTTGAAAATCTTCTAAAAGAAACCCATAAAAGAGGAATTAAAGTAATTTTAGATCTTGTTTTAAATCATACCTCTTCTCTCCATCCCTGGTTTAAATCTGCAAGCTCTTCTGAATCTTCACCTTTTAGAAATTTTTATCTTTGGAGTTCCCAATTACCTCAAGCTAATTCTCGCTTTTGGCATAAGGCGTTTACGGGATATTATTATGGAATATTCTCTTCGGAAATGCCTGATTTAAATTATGACAACGCAAAGGTAAGAGAAGAGGTTAAAAAAATTGCAAAGTTTTGGTTGGACAAAGGAGTCGATGGATTTAGATTAGATGCGGTTAAATATGTATATGAAGAGCATGAAAAAAATATTTCCTTTTGGAAAGAGTTTTATAATTATGTTAAATCTATAAAGAAAGATATATTTATTGTGGGAGAAGTATGGGATAATGAATATATAATAGCTAAGTATTACGAAAGCTTACCCTCAAACTTTAATTTTCCATTAGCTCAAAGGATTATTTCCACAGTTTCTATGGAGAGAGATTTAGGACTTGTTAATTATCTTTTAGAAGAAAGAAAATTATTTTCTGAATATAATCCTAACTTCTCTGATGCTATATTTTTAACAAACCATGATCAAACAAGGATAATGAGTCTTTTAGGAGGAAACAAAGATAAGGTAGTTCTCTCTGCATCTATTTATTTAACCTTACCAGGCATTCCTTTTATATATTATGGAGAAGAGATTGGAATGTCTGGAGCAAAGCCCGATGAACATATTAGGGAACCCTTTGAATGGAGTAAAGATTTAAAAGGAAATTATCAAACCCGATGGCTAAAAACTATTTATGCAAAGCCCAATGACGGGATTTCAGTAGAAGAACAAGACTTAAATAAGAATAGTATTCTAAATCATTACAGGAAATTAATTAATTTGAGATTAAAATATAAGGCATTATCCCAGGGAGATATAGAAAAAGTAGAGACAAAAAATCCTACGATTTTAGCTTATATAAGAAAATCAAATAAAGAAAGGATACTAATAATTCATAATCTAACTAAAATTGAAAACAAGTTTTCCTATCCCTTAACAAAGAACTCTAAAATTCTTTATTCTCGAAATTCAAAGATAGATAAAAATATAATCTTAGGTCCTTTCTCCTCTATCATAATTAAAATTTAA
- a CDS encoding DUF86 domain-containing protein, giving the protein MKDRVKKLEENIKILREFSERYKLEDIKRDKIIQWALKYGIYSCITGIGEISCGIIIEKNLGSYKNYKDCLAILGDNNILDKFLVERLIKMLSIKDLLKKPYLEIDLKNLYDLLENLEIYNEFISSIKAFTK; this is encoded by the coding sequence ATGAAAGATAGGGTAAAAAAGTTGGAAGAGAATATAAAAATTTTAAGAGAGTTTTCGGAAAGATATAAGCTAGAAGATATTAAAAGAGATAAAATAATACAATGGGCACTAAAATATGGAATTTATTCCTGCATAACAGGGATAGGAGAAATATCATGTGGCATTATAATTGAAAAAAATCTTGGAAGTTACAAAAATTACAAAGATTGTCTTGCTATTCTTGGGGATAACAATATTCTTGATAAATTTTTGGTTGAAAGGCTTATAAAGATGTTAAGTATAAAAGATCTTTTGAAAAAACCATATCTTGAGATAGATCTAAAAAATCTATATGATCTATTAGAAAACTTAGAAATTTATAATGAATTTATTTCCTCCATAAAAGCTTTTACAAAATAA
- a CDS encoding DUF4388 domain-containing protein: protein MIINGTLEILDFLSLLNFLSINRRSGILLISSNHQEGVVYFDKGEIIDVGYNKKRGEEAFYMILESKDVLSFYFITTELSSKERTIYKRTEELILEALRREDEKVLIR from the coding sequence ATGATAATTAATGGAACCTTAGAAATCTTAGATTTTCTTTCTTTATTAAATTTTCTCTCGATAAATAGACGTTCAGGTATTTTACTAATAAGTTCCAATCATCAAGAAGGCGTAGTATATTTTGATAAAGGAGAAATTATAGATGTAGGATATAACAAAAAGAGAGGAGAGGAAGCCTTTTATATGATTTTAGAAAGCAAAGATGTCTTATCCTTCTACTTTATCACCACAGAACTAAGTAGTAAAGAAAGGACTATCTATAAAAGGACAGAAGAATTGATATTAGAGGCTTTAAGAAGAGAAGATGAGAAAGTTTTGATAAGATAA
- the larB gene encoding nickel pincer cofactor biosynthesis protein LarB codes for MNREKIREILEKIKRGELDVEEGLEKISFLPYEDLGYAKVDYQRSITRGFPEVVFCQGKTPEQVANIMEKLLSRNPRVLATRAGKDVFELVKTKIKDAKYNEFARTITVIREDYEKKGKVIVACAGTADLPVAEEAVETAEITGSNVERIYDIGIAGLHRVLDKIKILRSANVIIAVAGMEGALPSVIGGLVDKPVIAVPTSIGYGANFNGLSALLTMLNSCVPGIAVVNIDNGFSAGYLASMINLLVEEKR; via the coding sequence ATGAATAGAGAGAAAATAAGAGAGATATTGGAAAAGATAAAAAGAGGAGAGTTGGATGTTGAAGAAGGTTTAGAAAAAATTAGTTTTCTTCCTTATGAAGATCTAGGATATGCAAAGGTAGATTACCAAAGAAGTATTACAAGAGGATTTCCTGAAGTAGTATTTTGTCAAGGAAAAACTCCCGAACAAGTAGCTAACATTATGGAAAAGCTTCTTTCTAGAAACCCAAGAGTTCTAGCTACAAGGGCAGGAAAAGATGTCTTTGAATTAGTGAAAACAAAAATAAAAGATGCGAAATATAATGAATTTGCAAGAACCATAACAGTGATAAGAGAAGATTATGAGAAGAAAGGAAAAGTTATTGTAGCTTGTGCTGGAACTGCAGATTTACCCGTCGCAGAAGAAGCAGTAGAAACTGCAGAAATAACAGGAAGTAATGTGGAAAGAATTTATGATATAGGAATTGCTGGGCTTCATAGAGTATTAGATAAAATAAAGATATTAAGAAGTGCTAATGTTATTATTGCAGTAGCGGGTATGGAAGGAGCATTACCCTCTGTTATAGGAGGTCTTGTAGATAAACCTGTAATCGCAGTTCCCACAAGTATAGGTTATGGAGCAAATTTTAATGGCTTATCTGCATTGCTAACCATGTTAAATAGTTGTGTCCCAGGAATAGCAGTTGTTAATATTGATAATGGATTTTCCGCAGGATATCTGGCTAGTATGATAAACCTTTTAGTGGAGGAAAAAAGATGA
- the larC gene encoding nickel pincer cofactor biosynthesis protein LarC — protein sequence MILYFDCFSGISGDMILGALLDLGLDPELWKKELKKIPLEGYEIKISKKNKGFLQGTDVEIISYDNKTHRHLSDLLEIIEKGDLSKKIKELSKRVFIKIAEAESKIHNEPIEKLHFHEIGAIDTIIDVVGAFIAIELLKIEEVYSSPLPLGEGFVETSHGIIPIPAPATVEILKGIPVYSTGIKGELVTPTGAGIITTLAKGFGPIPHMKIHRIGYGTGKKDFPIPNLLRVFIGDRVFEVKEDKNLVIEANIDDMNPQIYGYLMEKLFEKGALDVTLTPIFMKKGRPGILLTILLEPWKEQEITEILFKETSTIGFRKYYVDKVMMDREIKEVDTSWGKIRVKISRYGTFEKITPEYEDCKKISEKEGIPLIKVIKEVEKIIKE from the coding sequence ATGATTTTATATTTTGATTGTTTTTCTGGTATAAGTGGGGATATGATTCTTGGAGCTCTTTTAGATTTGGGGTTGGATCCTGAACTTTGGAAAAAAGAATTAAAGAAAATACCCTTAGAGGGATATGAGATAAAAATAAGTAAAAAAAATAAAGGATTCTTACAAGGGACCGATGTGGAAATAATTTCCTATGATAATAAAACTCATCGTCATCTTTCGGACCTTTTGGAGATAATTGAAAAAGGTGATCTTTCTAAAAAAATTAAAGAGTTATCAAAAAGAGTTTTTATCAAAATTGCTGAGGCAGAATCAAAAATCCATAATGAGCCCATTGAAAAGCTTCATTTTCATGAAATAGGAGCTATAGATACTATTATAGATGTGGTAGGAGCCTTCATAGCAATAGAACTTTTAAAAATTGAAGAGGTTTATTCTTCTCCTCTTCCTTTAGGAGAAGGTTTTGTAGAAACTTCTCATGGAATTATTCCAATTCCTGCTCCTGCTACTGTGGAAATTTTAAAAGGAATTCCTGTATATTCCACAGGAATAAAAGGAGAATTGGTAACCCCCACAGGAGCAGGAATTATTACTACTTTGGCAAAGGGATTTGGCCCTATTCCCCACATGAAAATCCATAGAATAGGATATGGGACAGGAAAAAAAGATTTTCCCATTCCAAATCTTTTAAGAGTTTTCATAGGAGATAGAGTTTTCGAGGTAAAAGAAGATAAAAATCTTGTTATTGAAGCAAACATTGATGATATGAATCCCCAAATTTATGGATATCTAATGGAAAAACTTTTTGAAAAAGGAGCTTTAGATGTAACTTTAACTCCAATTTTCATGAAAAAGGGAAGACCTGGAATTCTTCTTACTATCCTCTTGGAGCCTTGGAAAGAACAGGAAATAACAGAGATTCTATTTAAGGAGACTTCAACCATTGGTTTTAGAAAATATTATGTAGACAAAGTAATGATGGATAGAGAAATAAAAGAAGTTGATACTAGTTGGGGAAAGATCAGAGTTAAAATTTCAAGATATGGTACTTTTGAAAAAATAACTCCTGAATATGAGGATTGTAAAAAAATTTCGGAGAAGGAAGGTATACCTTTAATCAAAGTAATAAAAGAGGTGGAAAAAATAATTAAAGAATAA
- a CDS encoding kinase, with product MKYYLGIDAGGSKTEAIILDEKGEIVGFGRSGPGNYEVSGIESAKRNWLLAIEEAKRNLKDIYFEKACFGLAGADFPEDFDMLKKEVESLNIAKEVCVENDTAIALRAGTRDYWGVIVVMGAGTNGYGRRKDGKWYRFYGEGYAFGDWGGASSVVQEMLHCAFRSYDGRGEKTILERMVLEFFSVNNFDELAKKLYYHHEEWHKALNLAPYLFKAIEEGDVVAKRIGERIVEETVKSVYALMKKLDLMKEETPVILAGSLYKGASWLKEYISAKIHIFADKAKVEILKVPPVVGAGIIAWEMDNNFLSSDRWENFLNFNYDRGERT from the coding sequence GTGAAGTACTATTTAGGTATAGATGCGGGAGGAAGTAAAACAGAAGCAATCATTTTAGATGAAAAGGGAGAAATTGTTGGTTTTGGAAGATCAGGACCAGGAAATTATGAAGTATCAGGAATAGAATCTGCTAAAAGAAATTGGCTTTTAGCTATAGAGGAGGCAAAGAGAAATTTAAAAGATATATATTTTGAAAAGGCATGCTTTGGACTTGCAGGGGCAGATTTTCCAGAAGATTTTGACATGCTAAAAAAAGAGGTAGAATCTTTAAATATAGCAAAGGAAGTTTGTGTTGAAAATGATACGGCTATTGCTTTAAGGGCAGGAACAAGGGATTACTGGGGAGTAATTGTTGTAATGGGTGCAGGTACCAATGGTTATGGAAGAAGAAAAGATGGGAAGTGGTATAGATTTTATGGGGAAGGATATGCTTTTGGAGATTGGGGTGGAGCATCTTCTGTAGTTCAGGAAATGCTTCACTGTGCCTTTAGATCCTATGATGGAAGAGGAGAAAAAACTATTCTAGAAAGAATGGTATTAGAATTTTTCTCTGTTAATAACTTTGATGAGTTAGCAAAAAAGCTATATTATCATCATGAGGAATGGCATAAAGCTTTAAACCTTGCTCCATACTTGTTCAAAGCTATAGAAGAGGGAGATGTTGTTGCTAAAAGAATTGGAGAAAGAATTGTAGAGGAAACAGTAAAGAGTGTATATGCATTAATGAAAAAATTGGATTTGATGAAGGAAGAAACTCCTGTTATTCTTGCAGGAAGCCTTTATAAAGGGGCAAGTTGGCTTAAAGAGTATATATCTGCAAAAATTCATATTTTTGCAGATAAAGCAAAAGTAGAGATATTAAAAGTTCCTCCTGTTGTGGGAGCAGGGATTATTGCATGGGAAATGGATAATAATTTCTTATCTTCAGATAGATGGGAAAATTTCTTAAATTTTAATTATGATAGAGGAGAAAGGACCTAA
- the larE gene encoding ATP-dependent sacrificial sulfur transferase LarE, whose translation MEEYLYKKLEDLKKLLRDMKRVAVAFSGGVDSTFLLKIARDTLGENVIAITLVSPLYPQREINEAKEIAKSFGVKHIIEEEVNILKNNEFLENPPERCYICKKEGFKKILEIAKKLDINYVLDGSNVDDLEDYRPGRKALKELGIRSPLMEVGFTKKEIRDLSFELGLPTYDKPSLACLASRFPYGERIDIEALKRIDEGEEFLRSFGIKQVRVRNHHTMARIEVDKESFSIFLNEDIRRKIVEKFKKLGYIYITLDLEGYRTGSMNEVLRRGENE comes from the coding sequence ATGGAAGAATATTTATATAAAAAATTAGAAGATTTAAAGAAATTACTAAGGGATATGAAAAGAGTTGCTGTTGCCTTTTCAGGAGGTGTTGATAGTACTTTTCTCTTAAAGATAGCAAGGGATACCTTAGGAGAAAATGTTATAGCAATTACACTGGTTTCTCCCCTATATCCCCAAAGAGAAATAAATGAGGCAAAAGAAATAGCAAAAAGCTTTGGAGTAAAACATATAATTGAAGAGGAGGTAAATATTTTGAAGAATAATGAGTTTTTAGAAAATCCTCCTGAAAGATGTTATATATGTAAAAAAGAAGGATTTAAAAAAATACTCGAAATAGCTAAAAAACTTGATATTAATTATGTATTAGATGGAAGTAATGTTGATGATTTAGAAGATTATAGACCAGGAAGAAAAGCCTTAAAGGAACTTGGGATAAGAAGTCCTTTAATGGAAGTAGGATTTACAAAAAAAGAAATAAGAGATTTATCTTTTGAATTAGGACTTCCCACATACGATAAACCATCTCTTGCGTGTCTTGCATCAAGATTTCCATATGGGGAAAGGATAGACATAGAAGCTTTAAAAAGGATTGATGAAGGGGAAGAATTTTTAAGAAGTTTCGGAATAAAACAGGTAAGGGTTAGAAATCATCATACTATGGCTCGAATTGAAGTAGATAAAGAAAGTTTTAGCATATTCCTTAATGAAGATATCAGAAGAAAAATTGTTGAAAAATTTAAAAAATTAGGATACATTTATATAACTTTAGATTTAGAGGGATATAGAACAGGAAGTATGAATGAAGTATTAAGGAGAGGTGAAAATGAATAG
- a CDS encoding FprA family A-type flavoprotein, whose product MKPEKIKEGVYYVGARDWNRRLFDALIPLPDGTSYNAYLIKGEKTALIDTVDPTMLHVLLSYLEDVSHIDYVISHHAEQDHSGALPVILERYKSAKVVTNAKGKELLSIHLHIPEERFIIVSDGETLSLGNKTLKFIYTPWVHWPETMVSYLMEDKILFTCDLFGSHLATSDLYVTNKGLVYEAAKRYYAEIMMPFRNIIQKNLEKIKDYEIELIAPSHGPIYQDPSFIINAYNDWVNNPPKNIVVIPYISMHNSTNLMVEYLTEKLIEKEIKVEIFDLSSVDIGKLAMALVDAGSIVIGTPTVLSGPHPNVAYAVYLTNVLKPKAKFLTIIGSYGWGGRTVDILKNMITNLEVEILEPVLIKGLPKKEELKALDDLANKIYKKHNDAGLVGY is encoded by the coding sequence ATGAAACCAGAAAAGATTAAAGAGGGAGTATATTATGTAGGTGCAAGAGATTGGAATAGACGACTTTTTGATGCTTTAATTCCTCTTCCTGATGGAACAAGCTATAATGCCTATTTGATAAAAGGAGAAAAAACTGCATTAATAGATACAGTGGATCCTACTATGCTTCATGTTCTCTTATCTTATTTAGAAGATGTCTCTCATATAGACTATGTAATCTCTCATCATGCAGAGCAGGATCATTCTGGAGCTCTTCCTGTAATTCTTGAAAGATATAAATCTGCGAAAGTGGTAACCAATGCAAAGGGAAAAGAACTCTTATCTATTCATCTTCATATTCCTGAGGAAAGATTTATTATTGTCTCTGATGGAGAAACATTATCCTTAGGAAATAAAACATTAAAATTTATATACACTCCATGGGTGCATTGGCCAGAAACCATGGTGAGTTATCTTATGGAAGATAAAATACTTTTCACATGTGATCTTTTTGGCTCTCATCTTGCTACTTCAGACCTTTATGTAACTAATAAAGGATTGGTTTATGAAGCTGCAAAAAGATACTATGCAGAAATAATGATGCCCTTTAGAAATATTATTCAGAAGAACTTAGAGAAGATAAAGGACTATGAAATAGAATTAATTGCTCCTAGTCATGGACCTATCTATCAGGATCCTTCCTTTATAATCAATGCTTATAATGATTGGGTAAATAATCCTCCTAAAAATATTGTAGTAATTCCTTATATTTCCATGCATAATAGTACAAACCTCATGGTAGAATATCTAACTGAAAAATTGATAGAAAAGGAAATTAAGGTAGAAATTTTTGACCTCTCTTCGGTGGATATTGGAAAACTAGCTATGGCTCTTGTAGATGCAGGATCTATAGTAATAGGAACACCTACAGTTCTTTCAGGCCCTCATCCTAATGTTGCCTATGCAGTTTATCTTACAAATGTGCTTAAGCCAAAAGCAAAATTCTTAACTATTATAGGTTCCTATGGTTGGGGTGGAAGAACTGTTGATATATTAAAAAATATGATAACAAATCTTGAGGTAGAAATTTTGGAGCCTGTTTTAATAAAGGGATTGCCAAAAAAAGAGGAGCTCAAAGCTTTAGATGATCTTGCAAATAAAATTTATAAAAAACATAATGACGCAGGCTTAGTTGGATATTAA
- a CDS encoding 4Fe-4S cluster-binding domain-containing protein, translating to MKIIYPIDSAGVILTYKCPLGCKHCLYACSSQWKEFIDMETLNSILQGIKKIWKNYKPNPYKNILFHGIHFAGGEPFLNFPLLLSAVERARELGIYIGYVETNAEWCVNREDVYEKFSLLKSAGLSRIFISCSPFHAEKVPLKRTLLAIEVAQKVFGTKNVIIYMAHFIKEIAKFDIENPIPLEKWEIAYGKKGAGYIFWEGYGLIPGGRSGFLLGDLWYKYPPEVFREDTCRYEILESQHAHFDLYGNYIPYFCGGISLGYCNNLEEFYDNFCLDNLPLIKILVERGPYGLMKFAKEFGFEESPNGYVGKCHLCVDVRRFLALNSNEFLELSPKNFYNFLF from the coding sequence ATGAAAATAATTTATCCTATAGATTCTGCAGGAGTAATATTGACTTACAAATGCCCCCTTGGGTGCAAGCATTGCTTATATGCTTGCAGTTCCCAGTGGAAAGAATTTATAGATATGGAAACTCTAAACTCGATTCTCCAAGGCATCAAAAAAATATGGAAAAATTATAAACCTAATCCCTATAAAAATATTCTCTTTCATGGAATCCATTTTGCAGGAGGAGAGCCTTTTTTAAACTTTCCCTTACTTCTTTCTGCAGTAGAAAGAGCAAGAGAATTGGGAATATATATAGGTTATGTGGAAACAAATGCTGAATGGTGTGTAAATAGGGAGGATGTTTACGAGAAATTTTCCCTCTTAAAATCTGCAGGACTTTCCCGTATCTTTATCAGCTGTTCTCCCTTTCATGCGGAAAAAGTTCCTTTAAAAAGAACCCTTCTTGCCATTGAAGTTGCTCAAAAAGTTTTTGGAACTAAGAATGTGATTATTTACATGGCACATTTTATAAAGGAAATTGCAAAATTTGATATAGAAAATCCTATTCCTTTAGAAAAATGGGAAATTGCTTATGGAAAAAAAGGAGCAGGTTATATATTCTGGGAGGGATATGGTCTTATTCCTGGAGGAAGATCGGGATTTCTTTTAGGAGATCTTTGGTATAAATATCCTCCCGAAGTATTTAGAGAAGATACATGTAGATATGAAATCTTAGAATCCCAACACGCTCACTTTGATCTCTATGGAAATTATATTCCATATTTTTGTGGAGGAATTTCTTTGGGATACTGTAATAACTTGGAAGAATTCTATGATAATTTCTGCTTAGATAATCTTCCTCTAATAAAAATCCTTGTGGAAAGAGGGCCATATGGATTAATGAAATTTGCTAAAGAATTTGGTTTTGAAGAATCACCTAATGGTTACGTAGGCAAATGTCACCTTTGTGTAGATGTTAGAAGATTTTTAGCACTTAATTCTAATGAATTTTTAGAATTATCTCCTAAAAATTTTTATAATTTTCTATTTTGA
- a CDS encoding alkaline phosphatase, with protein MKIRKILMNILLISLLIFSLILYSPNIIANPESVSLYRGAPVKYIFLFIGDGMGFNHVHLTEIFLGAMSGKKDPSIQKLSFTQFPEAGYMSTYAADTYITDSASAITAMLAGKKTSDGVINMDPDKKIKYKSVFEMAKELGRKVGVITSVSIDHATPAGCYAHQPSRSNYYEIALELANSNFDFFGGGGFLQPRGRDGRSKDIIEILKEKGYKVVDKAEEIMALKPGVGKVVAINPILDSSRAMPYAINRLRGMNVGLSLADFVKKGIELLDNPNGFIMMVEGGKIDWASHANDAGSVIHDILDFDKAVKVALEFYRKRPSDTLIIVTADHETGGLSLGYAGTRYELYTQLLSKQKISFDEFSKIVAEYREKTQGKGKLEDLLTVVKEFYGLEVLDESSKKILEEKSKQGDIDSKIRLMLSLTKEELEELNKAFNLSMLAPKDRPSDVRTYLLYGGYEPFVMMVTRILNQKAGVSWTSYAHTSALVPIYAIGRGAYIFKNYFDNTDLYKKLCSLLGLDPYKDNVISQEYSLKVLVSTK; from the coding sequence ATGAAAATTAGAAAAATCTTAATGAATATATTATTAATCTCTTTATTAATTTTTTCTCTAATTCTTTATTCGCCTAATATTATAGCTAATCCTGAATCAGTCAGTTTATATAGAGGAGCTCCTGTTAAATATATCTTTCTTTTTATCGGAGATGGAATGGGATTTAATCATGTACACTTAACAGAAATATTCCTCGGAGCTATGTCAGGAAAAAAAGATCCCTCTATACAAAAACTTAGTTTTACTCAATTTCCCGAGGCAGGATATATGAGTACTTATGCTGCAGATACATACATTACTGATTCTGCTTCTGCAATTACTGCAATGCTTGCAGGCAAAAAGACTAGTGATGGCGTTATAAATATGGATCCTGATAAGAAAATCAAATATAAAAGTGTATTTGAAATGGCGAAGGAATTAGGTAGAAAAGTAGGAGTAATAACAAGTGTATCTATTGATCATGCTACTCCTGCAGGTTGTTATGCTCATCAACCCAGTAGAAGTAATTATTATGAAATAGCCTTAGAGCTTGCAAATAGCAATTTTGACTTCTTTGGAGGCGGAGGATTCTTACAACCAAGGGGAAGAGATGGAAGAAGTAAGGATATTATAGAGATTTTAAAAGAAAAGGGATATAAAGTAGTGGATAAAGCAGAAGAAATAATGGCATTAAAGCCTGGAGTAGGAAAAGTTGTGGCAATAAATCCGATATTAGACTCTTCCAGAGCTATGCCCTATGCAATTAATAGATTAAGAGGAATGAATGTAGGTTTATCTCTCGCAGATTTTGTTAAGAAGGGAATTGAACTCTTAGATAATCCTAATGGTTTCATTATGATGGTAGAGGGAGGAAAAATTGATTGGGCATCTCATGCCAATGATGCAGGTTCTGTTATTCATGATATATTGGATTTTGATAAGGCAGTAAAAGTAGCTCTCGAATTCTACAGGAAAAGACCTTCTGATACTTTAATTATTGTTACTGCAGATCATGAAACAGGAGGCTTAAGTTTAGGCTATGCTGGAACAAGATATGAATTATATACTCAACTTCTTTCAAAACAAAAAATCTCCTTTGATGAGTTCAGTAAAATTGTTGCGGAATATAGAGAAAAGACTCAAGGAAAAGGAAAGTTGGAAGATCTTCTTACTGTTGTTAAAGAATTTTATGGACTTGAAGTCTTAGACGAAAGTAGTAAAAAAATTTTAGAAGAAAAAAGTAAACAAGGAGATATAGATTCTAAAATAAGATTAATGCTTTCCTTAACAAAAGAAGAGTTAGAGGAATTAAATAAGGCATTTAACTTGAGTATGTTGGCACCAAAAGATCGTCCTTCAGACGTTAGAACCTATCTATTATATGGGGGATATGAACCCTTTGTAATGATGGTAACTCGTATACTCAATCAAAAAGCAGGTGTTTCCTGGACTTCTTATGCTCATACTAGTGCTCTTGTCCCTATATATGCTATTGGAAGAGGAGCATATATTTTCAAAAATTATTTTGATAATACTGACTTGTATAAGAAATTATGTAGTTTACTTGGGCTAGATCCCTACAAAGATAATGTTATTTCTCAGGAATATTCTTTAAAAGTATTAGTAAGTACTAAGTAG